The genomic stretch tagcttttagagttctagttttttaaatctaattgtgacggacagaccgaccaacagacaaaatgcacaaaaataagcttcttttattcggatgggggcactaaacaaaaaataaataaaatctgattttttaaaaaagtttaaggaattggtttagcacctgatcatgttgcgacgttacgctactgcacgaaaatcgctgtataaaaagtccattttaaaaaatgtgcgtgatatttacatacaaagtgcattataagcctttataaacaaacagaaatgttttcttttaattttagcagctagttgaccagaaaaaacgtctttaactattatttatatttgttgtaaacatttcctgtacatttttaaaatatatttgacttagtgatactgaaaatacacaaaaattgtccatctttgttagcatattgtaacattgcctcccttacatttacgtaattgttttagaattggtgtatttttatgaaaaaatcgcttgcataattaattttataaattaaacggtttgcttttagaaaaccaaaagtagccgttgcacctaaacttttcaagccggatttaatgatgaaataatatttttcatatctcttctagttttcgagatctgagtgtgacagatggaccgacagacagacggacattttgcacaaacctaatagcggctttttccccttacgggggccgctaaaaaaaaacaaaataacttaactgtaaatataagaataaaaaaaaacacaaaactaaactgtatatatgaatttagaaataaaaataacacataataaataactatatcaggggtggactggctatctgggcaaacgggcaaatgtcCGGTGGGCCGGTGAAGTCtctaccaaagaaaaaaaaatgtttttcaatgcagacaacttaaaagaaactgacagcagcaagacacagatggccaaacacattttcttttttttttttttttattattattacaattaattttgttttaaattcaacaagaatatcaatttacactatacactgtacgtattatcatttgcaaaacatTAGATCGTACTTTTTGCTATGCACAAGTGGCATGGACTTCAACATGCTTTCATGTTTTCGAGGTTGTATTTAGCCTaattattttgctggtcggcatggacgTTTGATGGCACACCCATTTGTTTTTTATCCTTCCCTCGTCTGACTTTTGATGGTCCCGTTAacagttaacgaaaaagagggatgagaaaGGATATGTTAGGAAACAGCAAAGAAAATAAGGGTTACAAAGagatttttaacaatatttgatagAAATcaactttaacacacacacagccgcgaaatagcAAACTacacaacttattcacagctcaatgtGGGTATAGAaatctactttctgcgatttgtaAAGATAaactaagttttctttttgtttattttaataacatagatataaaaatactaaGACTTacacaaaaaattattatttaataaaaaaaaattaaaaaatatagatctaaataattataattaatgccAACTTATTCTTAGTATGAAATTATTGATGATGGAAattctaataataatttatatagcgctgtcacattcgatatttaatgaaaggaggtttatatttatgttttaaataatgggtcctGATACATTCATATACAATTCGCGTTTTTGATAATGTACTAGGACGAAataagagcttttcacattaattaagtgcctctctaactgTTCTGCATACTCTTATGAAATGGGTTGCAtgagtcagtcaggaaaaccaatgacttagcatatttaagtcacagattaacaagtatgactagattgacacatgaaattatagttaccattttctaccagtcgatGGACTCCATTAATtgagtgcagtgaatagcagatttgttttttaaattctttagtGGAAGAGTAGctggctaattgcactgtagatacctcagaatattttttgtaaagcttaaaataacagaaataatgattTGATCAGGACACGCTGGAGGAGCTCACAGTGCTCCCCCAGACTTCCTAGCTGTCATTGGCTGTGAGTattgtctttccactaattaaaggaagagagtattctaaggtagaaaaaaaagtttaaaagaatgaaaggtcagaatgtaatgaagattaattacatacacactcacagaTTTGCAATAATACTACTTGGAAGTTTTATCTGATTAGACACCCATAACAGAgagtaaatttaaatctaggtAATGATTTTGTTTCCATTAACATATCATAAATAATCTTAAGATTCACACTTGGGTGCTCACAAATTTTTTATCTGCTTAAAAAAATTGTGATTACGGCTTTTAGTCTCGGATTGCAGTCTGCAAAATCAGTATTCTCCTTCTAGTTAatggctgtttaaaaaacagGTTTAAACAGCTTTTACCCATTCTGTGTATAAGTGGctgttttctttaaaactaatataatgttaaattttgcatattcaaatttttttattttttttttccaatagatAAAAAACATGAGGCAAGAAGAAGAAATGACTTCAACAAATGTATTTCTAAATGCAATGCATGATCATATGGAACCAAGCCTATCCAATGAAATTGTTTCAGATAAGATCAAGAAATCTACTTGCACAAATAATcatcaaataaataaacttttcacTTGCCAAATTTGTCAAAAAAGGTTTTCTAgctctaaaatattacaaaatcatGAGTTGATTCATGCTGGTGAAAAAACAagtaaatgtcaaatatgtcacaaAGATTTTTCTTCATCTAGTTATTTGAAACAACACCTACTGATTCATACTGGTGAACAACCATTTAAATGTGACACTTGTGGAAAAGGATTATCTTATTTTTCATCTTTGAAACAACATCTACtagttcatactggtgaaaaaccatttaaatgtcaaatatgtcagaaaggattttctaGGTCTAGTCATTGTAAACAACACCTACtggttcatactggtgaaaaaccatttaaatgtcaaatatgtcagaaaggttTTTCTACCTCTTTTAATCTGAAAGCACACCAACcagttcatactggtgaaaaaccatttaaatgtcaaatatgtcagaaaggttTTTCTACCTCTTCTCATCTGAAAGCACACCAACCAGTTCATACTgatgaaaaaccatttaaatgtcaaatatgtctgaaAGGTTTTTCTAACTCTACTAAGTTGAAACAACACCTACTGAATCAtgctggtgaaaaaccatttaattgtcaaatatgtcagaaaggattttctaGGTCTACTCATTTTAAACAACATCAACTTGTTCATActggtaaaaaaacatttaaatgtcaaatatgtcagaaaggttTTTCTACCTCTTCTTATCTGAAAGCACACCAACcagttcatactggtgaaaaaacatttaaatgtcaaatatgtcagaaaggttTTTCTACCTCTTCTCATCTGAAAGCACACCAACCatttcatactggtgaaaaaccatttaaatgtcaaatatgtcaaaaAGGATTTTCTTACACTAGTAATATGAAACAACACCTACTGATTCATACTGGTGAACAACCATTTAAATGTGCCACATGTGGAAAAGGATTATATAATTTCTCATTATTGAAACAACATCTACtagttcatactggtgaaaaaccatttaaatgtcaaatatgtaaGAAAGGTTTTTTTATGTCTCGTTATTTCAAACAACACCAACtggttcatactggtgaaaaaccatttaaatgtcaaatatgtcagaaaggttTTTCTACCTTTTCTAATTTGAAAGCACACCAACCAGTTCATACTgatgaaaaaccatttaaatgtcaaatatgtcaaaaAGGATTTCCTAACTCTACTCAGTTGAAAAAACACCAACTaactcatactggtgaaaaaccatttaaatgtcaaatatgtcagaacGGATTTTCTAGGTCTAGTAGTTTGAAACGACACCAACTTGTTCATACTAGCGAAAAACCATTtgaatgtcaaatatgtcagaaaggattttctaGGTATAGTTATTTGAAAGAACACCAACTGATTCATACTGGTGAacaaccatttaaatgtcaaatatgtcagaacggattttctagatctagtagtttgACACGACACCTACTTGTTCATACTcgtgaaaaaaacattgaaatcagtggttcacaaacttttttgtctcatagaccccctgtcatgttttctagtttttggtagacccc from Biomphalaria glabrata chromosome 9, xgBioGlab47.1, whole genome shotgun sequence encodes the following:
- the LOC106064651 gene encoding zinc finger protein 227-like isoform X1 translates to MADIEHESSLDLGNVIKHEKKESLNEICLIKQSCELQDMKLSHIKIEKTEGDEVTSSMQPFENYCHGQIYNVIPGHQADVLKQEIKMSCTTESDDPLSLSSRLLAMSKKADRNFYPVPIILPNLKLTGHIPLSELPLSEIKNMRQEEEMTSTNVFLNAMHDHMEPSLSNEIVSDKIKKSTCTNNHQINKLFTCQICQKRFSSSKILQNHELIHAGEKTSKCQICHKDFSSSSYLKQHLLIHTGEQPFKCDTCGKGLSYFSSLKQHLLVHTGEKPFKCQICQKGFSRSSHCKQHLLVHTGEKPFKCQICQKGFSTSFNLKAHQPVHTGEKPFKCQICQKGFSTSSHLKAHQPVHTDEKPFKCQICLKGFSNSTKLKQHLLNHAGEKPFNCQICQKGFSRSTHFKQHQLVHTGKKTFKCQICQKGFSTSSYLKAHQPVHTGEKTFKCQICQKGFSTSSHLKAHQPFHTGEKPFKCQICQKGFSYTSNMKQHLLIHTGEQPFKCATCGKGLYNFSLLKQHLLVHTGEKPFKCQICKKGFFMSRYFKQHQLVHTGEKPFKCQICQKGFSTFSNLKAHQPVHTDEKPFKCQICQKGFPNSTQLKKHQLTHTGEKPFKCQICQNGFSRSSSLKRHQLVHTSEKPFECQICQKGFSRYSYLKEHQLIHTGEQPFKCQICQNGFSRSSSLTRHLLVHTREKNIEISGSQTFLSHRPPVMFSSFW
- the LOC106064651 gene encoding zinc finger protein 665-like isoform X2; the protein is MADIEHESNLDLGNVIKHEKKESLNEICLITQSCELQDMKLSHVKIEKTEGDVVSSSMQLLENYCYGQTCNVTPGLQADILKQEIKMSCTTESDDPLSLASRLLAMSKKADRNFYPVPIILPNLKLTGHIPLPELPLSEIKNMRQEEEMTSTNVFLNAMHDHMEPSLSNEIVSDKIKKSTCTNNHQINKLFTCQICQKRFSSSKILQNHELIHAGEKTSKCQICHKDFSSSSYLKQHLLIHTGEQPFKCDTCGKGLSYFSSLKQHLLVHTGEKPFKCQICQKGFSRSSHCKQHLLVHTGEKPFKCQICQKGFSTSFNLKAHQPVHTGEKPFKCQICQKGFSTSSHLKAHQPVHTDEKPFKCQICLKGFSNSTKLKQHLLNHAGEKPFNCQICQKGFSRSTHFKQHQLVHTGKKTFKCQICQKGFSTSSYLKAHQPVHTGEKTFKCQICQKGFSTSSHLKAHQPFHTGEKPFKCQICQKGFSYTSNMKQHLLIHTGEQPFKCATCGKGLYNFSLLKQHLLVHTGEKPFKCQICKKGFFMSRYFKQHQLVHTGEKPFKCQICQKGFSTFSNLKAHQPVHTDEKPFKCQICQKGFPNSTQLKKHQLTHTGEKPFKCQICQNGFSRSSSLKRHQLVHTSEKPFECQICQKGFSRYSYLKEHQLIHTGEQPFKCQICQNGFSRSSSLTRHLLVHTREKNIEISGSQTFLSHRPPVMFSSFW
- the LOC106064651 gene encoding zinc finger protein 227-like isoform X4, producing MRQEEEMTSTNVFLNAMHDHMEPSLSNEIVSDKIKKSTCTNNHQINKLFTCQICQKRFSSSKILQNHELIHAGEKTSKCQICHKDFSSSSYLKQHLLIHTGEQPFKCDTCGKGLSYFSSLKQHLLVHTGEKPFKCQICQKGFSRSSHCKQHLLVHTGEKPFKCQICQKGFSTSFNLKAHQPVHTGEKPFKCQICQKGFSTSSHLKAHQPVHTDEKPFKCQICLKGFSNSTKLKQHLLNHAGEKPFNCQICQKGFSRSTHFKQHQLVHTGKKTFKCQICQKGFSTSSYLKAHQPVHTGEKTFKCQICQKGFSTSSHLKAHQPFHTGEKPFKCQICQKGFSYTSNMKQHLLIHTGEQPFKCATCGKGLYNFSLLKQHLLVHTGEKPFKCQICKKGFFMSRYFKQHQLVHTGEKPFKCQICQKGFSTFSNLKAHQPVHTDEKPFKCQICQKGFPNSTQLKKHQLTHTGEKPFKCQICQNGFSRSSSLKRHQLVHTSEKPFECQICQKGFSRYSYLKEHQLIHTGEQPFKCQICQNGFSRSSSLTRHLLVHTREKNIEISGSQTFLSHRPPVMFSSFW